In Topomyia yanbarensis strain Yona2022 chromosome 2, ASM3024719v1, whole genome shotgun sequence, one DNA window encodes the following:
- the LOC131685593 gene encoding replication factor C subunit 1 produces MSKDIRSFFSVGAKSKKPDTPKPSPQQAAPKRKAIVYSDDEEPEKERKQLEVAEKPSSLNKKRRVIDSDDEEKTSPVKSKKSSSSSGSVGSSKLKPVSAADVFSSAPVKRIETPRPSKKAIKEEIEIHSDDEFEKTLIGLDDSGVVPETPKATKNGKDKISPAKKEKDERKTNGHGDHREKVITTDKKREEKRKDTPEKKREEKRKHTPEKKREEKKDTPEKKREEKRKETPEKVKSQSSEKKKEKPVLSKDSSTEESTTPKASKKNLNESVLSDEERHERKRMSAMLYQKFKNRAGPSNPGSKEIPKGKPNCLLGLQFVVTGVLDSLERDECAQIIKDFGGKVVSSVTKKVTHMVIGEEAGPSKLAKAEEFGIPQLSEDAFLDLIRERSGLPTTGVPKRDSSTKASVKEEKSPSKEKKRKKTDEPVPNKRTPEKKPSESNSTLPKVPKIPKLEKSSPEKSKISKMESKSPEKKPQVASPTKRAESAYEKDIHSTDNMAWVDKYKPTSVKQIIGQTGASSNVQKLTNWLSKWHSNQDGKKKIPRPNPWAKNDDGSYYRAALLSGPPGVGKTTTATLVCKELGFDAVEFNASDTRSKKLLKEEVSELLSNKSLFGYFTGSGKKGEMVTNKHVLIMDEVDGMAGNEDRGGIQELIGLIKESHVPIICMCNDRNHQKMRSLVNYCYDLKFSKPRVEQIKGAMMSVCFKEGLKLAPGALEEIIAGTGGDIRQTLNHLAMYSAGKASGLSLSLDKAKQGADSARKDVKLGPWEVIRKVFSAEDHKNMSIHDKSDLFFHDYSLAPLFVQENYLKVTPKVPKTQVMDQIALTADSLSRGDMVDRRIRSNMAWSLLPLQAMYTSVLPGEYMEGFFSGQINFPGWLGKNSKATKRKRLAQEIHDHTRTCTSGSRLSVRLDYAPYLLDAIVRPLKENGSDGVAESLGVIRDYHLLREDLESLVELTSWPKKKSPMESVDGKVKAALTRAYNKEIAPYSYSVVNAVKKKKAEAAEEAAAEMYGEDDEINNAAVESEEDKDDDDMENNAFIKVKKKPAGKGAAAASAAGSSKASGSKPKGTTSTKGKKK; encoded by the exons ATGTCAAAG GACATCCGCTCTTTCTTCAGCGTAGGAGCTAAATCCAAAAAGCCGGACACACCGAAACCAAGTCCCCAACAGGCAGCGCCGAAACGGAAAGCTATCGTCTATAGCGACGATGAGGAGCCGGAGAAGGAACGTAAACAGTTGGAAGTCGCTGAGAAGCCCAGTTCACTGAACAAGAAAAGACGCGTGATCGATTCGGACGATGAAGAGAAAACTTCACCTGTGAAGTCGAAGAAGAGTTCCAGTTCCTCGGGATCCGTCGGATCGAGCAAACTGAAGCCGGTCAGTGCAGCAGACGTTTTCAGCTCGGCACCGGTCAAACGAATCGAGACACCCAGACCGAGTAAGAAAGCTATCAAGgaggaaattgaaattcattCGGATGATGAATTCGAAAAAACGCTGATTGGGCTGGATGACAGCGGAGTTGTGCCAGAGACTCCGAAAGCGACGAAAAATGGCAAGGACAAAATTAGTCCGGCGAAAAAGGAGAAGGATGAACGGAAGACTAACGGCCATGGAGACCATAGGGAGAAGGTTATAACCACGGATAAAAAGAGGGAAGAGAAAAGGAAGGATACTCCGGAAAAGAAGAGGGAAGAGAAACGAAAACATACTCCAGAAAAGAAACGTGAAGAGAAAAAGGATACTCCGGAGAAAAAGCGGGAAGAGAAAAGGAAGGAAACTCCGGAGAAGGTTAAATCTCAAAGTTCggaaaagaaaaaagagaagccGGTTCTTAGCAAAGACTCAAGTACCGAGGAAAGTACTACTCCCAAAGCATCCAAAAAGAATCTCAACGAATCCGTTTTGTCTGATGAGGAGCGACACGAACGAAAGCGTATGTCCGCGATGTTGTACCAAAAGTTCAAGAATCGAGCTGGTCCATCAAACCCGGGAAGTAAAGAGATACCCAAAGGCAAGCCAAACTGTTTGCTGGGTCTCCAGTTTGTTGTAACGGGCGTTCTGGATTCACTGGAACGAGATGAATGCGCTCAGATTATCAAAGATTTTGGTGGAAAGGTGGTCAGTTCGGTGACCAAAAAGGTTACCCACATGGTCATCGGTGAGGAAGCTGGACCTTCCAAACTTGCGAAAGCAGAGGAATTTGGAATACCTCAGCTTTCCGAAGACGCATTTCTTGATTTGATTCGGGAACGGTCTGGTCTTCCGACAACTGGTGTTCCGAAAAGGGATTCTTCAACAAAAGCTTCCGTTAAAGAAGAAAAATCCCCTTCGAAAGAAAAGAAACGTAAAAAGACGGACGAACCGGTACCGAACAAGCGAACTCCAGAGAAAAAGCCTTCGGAATCGAATTCGACACTTCCGAAGGTACCAAAAATTCCCAAACTTGAAAAATCTTCTCCTGAGAAAtcgaaaatttctaaaatggaGAGCAAATCACCGGAAAAGAAGCCTCAGGTCGCTTCTCCAACGAAACGCGCGGAGAGCGCCTACGAAAAGGACATCCACAGCACCGACAACATGGCCTGGGTGGACAAATACAAACCGACCTCGGTGAAGCAAATTATCGGCCAAACCGGAGCATCAAGCAATGTTCAAAAATTAACGAACTGGCTATCCAAGTGGCACTCGAATCAGGACGGTAAAAAAAAGATTCCCCGACCAAATCCTTGGGCTAAAAATGACGATGGCAGTTACTATCGGGCAGCGCTTCTCTCCGGACCACCGGGAGTCGGAAAAACGACCACGGCTACGCTAGTCTGTAAGGAGCTTGGGTTCGATGCGGTTGAGTTCAATGCTTCCGATACGCGTAGCAAGAAACTGCTGAAGGAGGAAGTCTCGGAGCTGCTGAGCAACAAGTCTCTGTTTGGTTACTTTACCGGATCGGGGAAGAAGGGTGAAatggtaaccaataagcatgtaCTGATAATGGACGAAGTTGACGGGATGGCAGGAAATGAGGACCGTGGCGGGATCCAGGAGTTGATTGGACTGATCAAGGAGAGTCATGTGCCGATCATATGCATGTGTAACGATCGGAACCATCAGAAGATGCGCTCGCTGGTTAACTATTGCTACGATTTAAAGTTCAGTAAGCCGAGGGTTGAGCAGATTAAG GGAGCTATGATGTCAGTTTGCTTCAAGGAAGGTCTCAAGTTGGCTCCTGGAGCACTGGAGGAAATTATAGCCGGTACCGGTGGTGATATCCGTCAGACACTCAACCATTTGGCTATGTACAGTGCCGGAAAAGCAAGCGGTTTAAGCTTGAGCTTGGATAAGGCTAAACAGGGAGCGGACTCAGCCCGCAAGGATGTTAAGTTGGGTCCGTGGGAAGTAATAAGAAAGGTCTTCTCAGCCGAGGATCACAAGAATATGTCAATCCACGACAAGTCAGATCTGTTCTTTCACGATTACAGCTTAGCACCGCTGTTCGTGCAGGAAAATTATCTGAAAGTTACGCCGAAAGTTCCAAAAACACAAGTTATGGATCAAATTGCATTGACGGCAGACAGTTTGAGCCGAGGAGACATGGTTGACCGGAGAATAAGATCGAACATGGCCTGGTCGTTGTTACCACTTCAAGCCATGTACACTTCGGTACTGCCCGGAGAATATATGGAAGGTTTCTTCAGCGGACAGATCAATTTCCCCGGTTGGTTGGGAAAGAACTCAAAAGCAACGAAGCGTAAGCGTTTGGCACAGGAGATTCACGATCACACCAGAACTTGTACTTCCGGCTCAAGACTCTCGGTTAGATTGGACTATGCACCGTATCTTTTAGATGCGATTGTCCGACCGCTAAAGGAGAATGGATCGGATGGTGTGGCGGAATCGCTGGGCGTCATCCGAGATTATCATTTACTCAGAGAGGATTTGGAATCACTTGTCGAGCTAACTAGTTGGCCCAAAAAGAAAAGTCCAATGGAGTCGGTAGATGGGAAGGTGAAAGCCGCACTGACCAGGGCTTACAACAAGGAGATTGCTCCCTATTCCTATTCGGTAGTGAATGCCGTCAAGAAGAAGAAAGCTGAGGCAGCCGAGGAAGCTGCTGCCGAAATGTATGGCGAAGATGATGAAATTAATAATGCGGCTGTCGAGTCCGAAGAGGATAAGGATGATgatgatatggaaaataatgctTTCATCAAGGTCAAGAAGAAGCCTGCTGGAAAGGGAGCCGCAGCAGCTTCCGCGGCTGGGAGTAGCAAAGCGAGTGGTTCGAAACCGAAAGGAACTACTTCGACCAAAGGCAAGAAAAAGTAG